CTTCACTTAATATAACCTTGTTATCATCAGTGAGTACAAGTTTACCAATTTCCATTCCAGGCAATAGATCTTCAAGAAGATAATTTTTCAGTCGATACTTAGCCATAATATTTCTTCTCCTCAATTCTCTTAGACGTTGTCACCAATATCCAGAGCGACATCATCAAAGGGGCTGTATCCTGTCTAGCTTGTTGCCGGCAAATGGACTAAGAAAAAAGAAAAACAAAAATGTTATAAAATTAATATATATTTTTAAATTTTACATTTATCTGTTTTTTCCTGCAAAGAACGGACAGAAAATGTGAATATAATAGCTTAATCCCGCTTTTAAAACGCGTTTCGCGTCTAAATTTGTTCGTACGTTCTAAAATGAGTCTTGCATACTTCAGTGAGTGCATCTTTTCCGTATTTTTTAACAAATAATCTTGCAGCATCAAGAACGTTCGTCGCCCCTTTAGGGAAAGACAGATTATATTTTTCCGATAGGTCTTTCATTCGATTTAGAAAACGGTCACGAGCTAAAACAGATGCCGCAGCAACGGCTATATTACGTTCCGCCCGATGAGTTTGTATTAGAGTAATTTGTTTCCCGCGAGTCAATAGTTGTCCTTCGGTATAATGAGGATTAGCGAATTGGTCGGCCAACGCGTAGTTACAAGTTTCTTTTTCCAGTAAATTTTCCAACACCTGGGCATGCGCCCAGGCTAAAAGATGATTTAGATTCTTACCCTCATTTTTGCATTGAGAATAAAGATTATTATATTGAACTGGAATAAGCTCAAGCTCAATATATCGATTGGCACATTCTTCCCGGATTCGATTAGCAAACGCTTTGCTTTTTTCGTCTGTTAGGGTTTTGCAGTCTTTAACCCCCAGCAAAGCTAAACGCTCGGCCGTAGCCTGATCAACAAGAACGGCCGCGGCCACCAGCGGTCCAAAGAAATCCCCTTTGCCGGATTCATCGATACCAATCCATTTGCCGTCAAAATCGGGCAAATGCTCAAACCCATAGGGACGATTCAAGCTTGAGTCAGCAGGCGTATTAAACAGTTCGACCTGCTCGCCTTTAATTACTGCGGAAATTTTCTGTTTTAAAAGATTTTCCGCCCCCCCGACAGTAACAGTGATACCCTTTTTCCCAGAATAAATATTGACGGGAATGGTTGTAGTGCCGTCGGATATTTGAATTTGGATACCATAATTTATGATCTTTTCCCCTACTACTTGAAGATTCAGCTGCCTAAAATCCAAAGTCAATGAATCTATACGTTTACGTATTTTATCATTATCCATTTCTTTTTTTCACCTACAGTTCCAGTCC
This window of the Methylomusa anaerophila genome carries:
- the rnhC gene encoding ribonuclease HIII; this encodes MDNDKIRKRIDSLTLDFRQLNLQVVGEKIINYGIQIQISDGTTTIPVNIYSGKKGITVTVGGAENLLKQKISAVIKGEQVELFNTPADSSLNRPYGFEHLPDFDGKWIGIDESGKGDFFGPLVAAAVLVDQATAERLALLGVKDCKTLTDEKSKAFANRIREECANRYIELELIPVQYNNLYSQCKNEGKNLNHLLAWAHAQVLENLLEKETCNYALADQFANPHYTEGQLLTRGKQITLIQTHRAERNIAVAAASVLARDRFLNRMKDLSEKYNLSFPKGATNVLDAARLFVKKYGKDALTEVCKTHFRTYEQI